In a single window of the Oryctolagus cuniculus chromosome 9, mOryCun1.1, whole genome shotgun sequence genome:
- the LOC100338815 gene encoding putative methyltransferase-like protein 21E: protein MIKKTSVYRRSLVHHSMDPGAREETREDYDDKQVVSEIMARCFIPTRITTSSWEGFRFVGHEIRITEAMDCYGAVVWPSALVLCYFLETNAKQYNMVDKNVIEIGAGTGLVSIVASLLGAHVTATDLPELLGNLQYNISRNTKTKCKHLPQVKELSWGVALDKNFPKSSNNFDYILAADVVYAHPFLEELLVTFDHLCKETTTILWVMRFRLEKENKFVDRFKELFDLEEISSFPSLNIKLYKAVRKSRRSA from the exons AGACCAGAGAAGACTATGACGACAAGCAGGTGGTCTCAGAGATCATGGCAAGATGTTTTATTCCAACTCGGATAACAACCTCTTCCTGGGAAGGCTTTCGTTTTGTTGGTCATGAGATTCGGATTACTGAAGCCATGGATTGTTATGGTGCTGTTGTTTGGCCATCG GCCCTTGTTCTATGCTATTTCCTGGAAACTAACGCAAAACAGTATAATATGGTTGACAAAAATGTGATTGAAATTGGAGCTGGCACAGGGCTAGTCTCTATCGTGGCAAGTTTACTTG GTGCTCATGTTACTGCCACAGATTTACCTGAATTACTTGGAAACCTGCAATATAATATTTCCCGAAACACCAAAACGAAATGCAAGCATTTGCCTCAGGTTAAAGAGCTCTCCTGGGGAGTTGCATTAGATAAAAACTTCCCCAAGTCTTCCAATAATTTTGACTACATCCTGGCAGCGGATGTTGTCTATGCTCATCCCTTCCTGGAAGAACTCCTCGTTACCTTCGACCACCTGTGTAAAGAAACCACCACCATCCTCTGGGTCATGAGATTCAGGTTGGAGAAAGAGAATAAGTTTGTAGATAGATTTAAGGAGTTGTTTGACCTGGAGGAAATTTCCAGTTTCCCTAGTCTGAATATTAAGTTGTATAAAGCTGTGAGGAAAAGTCGGAGGAGTGCATGA